In Methanobacteriales archaeon HGW-Methanobacteriales-1, one DNA window encodes the following:
- a CDS encoding amino acid-binding protein yields MWKKIKHKFEKYPARMNVARKIVKLGLRVNSNGKIYCEDVEISDVALARAVNVDRRSIKSTVEVILADDELSEIFGSIMPAGALLKKVAKNLEFGVVEIEAEAGNPGILSQATQLISSNDISIRQAHAGDPELEEIPKLTIITEKSIPGELLSKFLEIKGVKRVSIY; encoded by the coding sequence ATGTGGAAAAAAATAAAGCATAAATTCGAAAAATACCCTGCTAGAATGAATGTAGCCCGTAAAATCGTTAAATTAGGCCTCCGAGTTAATTCCAACGGAAAAATATACTGTGAAGACGTTGAAATTAGTGATGTGGCCCTAGCCAGAGCTGTAAATGTGGATCGGCGCAGTATTAAATCCACTGTAGAAGTTATTTTAGCTGATGATGAGCTTTCAGAAATTTTTGGAAGTATAATGCCTGCTGGGGCACTTTTAAAAAAGGTGGCCAAAAATTTAGAATTTGGAGTGGTAGAAATCGAAGCAGAAGCCGGAAATCCGGGGATTTTATCACAAGCCACCCAATTAATATCTTCCAATGATATAAGCATACGACAGGCCCATGCAGGAGATCCAGAATTAGAAGAGATTCCTAAATTAACCATAATAACTGAAAAATCAATTCCCGGAGAACTTTTAAGTAAATTCCTGGAAATAAAAGGAGTTAAAAGAGTTTCCATATATTAA
- the hypC gene encoding HypC/HybG/HupF family hydrogenase formation chaperone, with translation MCIAAPAQIVEINDSDKIAVVDFGGVRQQVKLDLVEGVEEGRYVLVHSGYAIEVMTDEAAKESLEAWDELLKVLDEEDQQNL, from the coding sequence ATGTGTATTGCGGCACCTGCTCAAATAGTAGAAATTAATGATAGTGACAAAATAGCTGTTGTAGACTTTGGTGGTGTAAGACAGCAAGTGAAATTGGATTTAGTGGAAGGTGTGGAAGAAGGACGGTATGTACTAGTCCACTCTGGTTATGCTATTGAAGTTATGACTGATGAAGCCGCTAAAGAATCTTTGGAAGCATGGGACGAACTTTTAAAAGTCCTTGATGAAGAAGACCAGCAAAATTTGTAA
- a CDS encoding NAD(P)/FAD-dependent oxidoreductase produces MKVVVIGGGPAGRAAALELSKLDQDITLIEKKHMGGTCLNEGCMMVCGLVDVARFLNDAENFQKMGILNINPEFEYKNVANGVKETLNKLRHVSEKEILEAEIELIYGEAIPGEGFIKVNEQEIPYEKLIIATGTRPFYPPILGADIALTYSDILDLEKLPEKLIIVGSGVIAAEFAGIFSSMGSKVHVLCRTGFLNVLDSEISDFVAKNLLEKVNIHQNVDVVEISEKGAVTSEGTFEGTVLMATGTIPNSELVDGLVKKGHRGEILVNKKMQTSHENIYAAGDVVGGIGSTPIARMEGIVAARNALGISAQADYEYVPHSISLDYDVAFLGTGDSKNTPENKNSNGQPVENKVTGKIPGTAGPGSFWKVLSRKTGFTQMEVDLNNGSLEKLYSITPSARHNIAYISMLMRLGHKTYDFENFIEAHPSTDSIYKLMRFFAKY; encoded by the coding sequence ATGAAAGTAGTAGTAATTGGCGGAGGCCCAGCAGGGCGTGCTGCAGCACTGGAATTGTCAAAATTAGATCAAGATATCACCTTAATTGAAAAAAAACATATGGGTGGCACTTGCTTAAATGAAGGGTGTATGATGGTTTGTGGGCTGGTAGATGTGGCCCGCTTCTTAAATGATGCTGAAAACTTTCAGAAGATGGGAATACTAAATATAAACCCTGAATTCGAGTATAAAAATGTGGCCAATGGGGTAAAAGAAACTCTGAACAAATTAAGGCACGTGAGTGAAAAAGAGATCCTGGAAGCTGAAATAGAACTGATTTATGGAGAAGCAATTCCAGGTGAAGGTTTTATTAAAGTTAATGAACAAGAAATTCCTTATGAAAAACTGATTATTGCCACCGGTACCCGACCATTTTATCCACCTATACTTGGAGCGGATATAGCTTTAACCTATTCTGATATCCTTGATTTGGAAAAATTACCTGAAAAGTTGATAATTGTAGGAAGTGGAGTGATTGCCGCGGAATTCGCAGGAATTTTCTCCTCAATGGGATCCAAAGTACATGTTTTATGTAGAACTGGATTTTTAAATGTACTTGATTCTGAAATAAGTGATTTTGTGGCCAAAAATCTTTTAGAAAAAGTGAATATTCACCAGAATGTGGATGTGGTGGAAATAAGTGAAAAAGGCGCAGTGACCAGTGAAGGTACATTTGAAGGAACCGTGCTCATGGCAACCGGAACTATTCCTAATTCAGAATTAGTAGATGGTCTGGTGAAAAAAGGCCATAGGGGAGAAATTTTGGTAAATAAAAAAATGCAAACCAGTCATGAGAATATTTACGCTGCAGGAGATGTAGTAGGTGGAATAGGGAGCACACCCATAGCCCGTATGGAAGGTATAGTAGCAGCTAGGAACGCTCTAGGAATTTCTGCCCAGGCTGATTACGAATATGTGCCTCATTCCATTTCATTGGATTATGATGTGGCTTTTTTAGGTACAGGTGATTCAAAAAACACCCCTGAGAATAAAAATTCTAATGGTCAGCCGGTTGAAAATAAAGTAACTGGTAAAATTCCAGGCACTGCTGGACCAGGATCTTTCTGGAAAGTCCTATCCCGCAAAACAGGTTTTACACAGATGGAAGTTGATTTAAATAATGGGTCGTTGGAAAAATTGTACTCCATAACACCTTCCGCACGGCATAATATAGCTTATATTTCTATGCTGATGCGCTTAGGCCATAAAACCTATGATTTCGAGAATTTCATAGAAGCGCACCCATCTACAGATTCAATTTATAAATTAATGAGGTTTTTTGCCAAATATTAG
- a CDS encoding formylmethanofuran dehydrogenase has translation MQRKSDNTKNKDDLKDFNDVTRFHGHVCPGSALGYKAAQMGINMLSSTRSEDEEIVTIVENDSCAVDAIQVLTGCTFGKGNLIFNDYGKQVYTFLNRSSGEGIRISLKDSFEMDKIDPQLSILRKKVSSGQASTSEKELLNEKVQLVAKKVLEMDGKKIFKVEKVNMALPPKVSIFKSINCQKCGELVSEHRMKKVEGIKVCIPCSKE, from the coding sequence ATGCAAAGAAAATCTGATAATACTAAAAATAAAGATGATCTCAAAGATTTCAATGATGTGACCCGTTTTCATGGTCATGTATGTCCCGGATCTGCACTGGGTTATAAAGCAGCTCAGATGGGCATTAATATGCTTTCTTCCACCAGATCTGAAGATGAAGAAATAGTAACTATTGTGGAAAATGATAGCTGTGCCGTGGATGCCATTCAAGTTTTAACTGGTTGTACCTTTGGTAAAGGGAATCTTATTTTCAATGACTATGGAAAACAGGTTTATACATTTCTTAATAGATCCTCTGGAGAAGGTATTAGAATTTCTTTGAAAGATTCATTTGAAATGGATAAAATAGACCCTCAATTGAGTATTTTAAGAAAAAAAGTCTCTTCTGGACAAGCCAGCACATCCGAAAAAGAGCTTTTAAATGAGAAAGTTCAGTTAGTAGCAAAAAAAGTACTGGAAATGGATGGAAAAAAGATATTCAAAGTAGAAAAAGTAAATATGGCTCTGCCCCCTAAAGTTTCAATCTTTAAATCAATTAATTGCCAAAAATGTGGAGAATTAGTTTCAGAACACCGGATGAAAAAAGTTGAGGGAATTAAAGTCTGTATCCCCTGTTCAAAAGAATAA